TGATTATTTTAGATGTAAAAAAACCTACGCATTACTGCATAGGCTCTGTACGATATTTTGCTTCAACTCGGTAAATACGATGACCTTTACTAGAGAATTTCTCTTCGTATTCAGTCATGATGTTACCTTCAAAGTCGCTGTTATGAAGATCTAAGCTTAAGTACGTTAGTAACATACCGTACTCAGCCATACTCATAAGAGAATATTCAAATAAACCTTGGTTATCTGTTTTGAAATGAATTTCTCCGCCTTCTACTAACACTTCTTCGTAATTACGTAAAAATGTTTTATACGTTAAACGACGCTTCGTATGACGTTTCTTTGGCCATGGATCTGAGAAGTTTAAATAAACGCGATCAATTTCACCTTTCGCAAAGAAAACTGTTAAATCTTCAGCATCTTTATTAATTAACTTTAAGTTTGGTAATTCTTCTTCAATTAATTTATCAAGTGCATCTACAACAACACTTGTGAATTTTTCAATTCCAATATAATTAATATGTGGATTCGCTTTCGCCATATCATACATGAAGCGGCCACGACCTGTACCTACTTCAATGTGAATTGGTTGTTCGTTTCCAAATACTTCTTTCCAGCTACCAGCGCGCTCCTCTGGGTTTCCGATTACGATATGTGAATATTCATTAATTCGATCCATTGCATACGGTTTATGTCTTAAACGCATAGATGTTTCCCTCTCTTTACATAGCTATTTTAAAGGAATAATTCCTTCTTTCTTTTTTAATCAATCTACCAAACAAAAAACCAAGTACGTACGAGCACTCGGTCCGTTTCTTTCAAGTATAAGATGTACCATTTTGATAAAAACTACATACAGCATTAAACATTCCATGACGAAACAGCTTTTTCTCTTACATTTGAAGAGAAAAACAATCGAAAGGATGATCCGTTCATGCCAATTAATCAACAACATCAATTAGAAGTGCTGAAAGATATTTTAGTCAACCACCAAAGTGATTGCTGCGGGACAGTTTCAGAATGCGAGCAATTAGAGCGCCTCATTCAATCGTTACTCGCAAACGATAATATAAGTAGTGACGCTAAAACAATGCTAAACGATGTATATTCTTATAGTCAATCGGGTAAATCTTCCTCTAATTTGGACAACCATATTTCCAATAATCAAGAACAACTTACTCAGTGGATTGCTGGAATGGACAATTTTTCTTAAGTATCATTCTGAAGCAAGTAGTTGCTGTAAATATTGATGCCAATATTCAGCTTCTGCTTGCTGTTTTTTTGTTGTATGCCATTGAATAGACAAAATCGTTTGTGCTATCACATACCATCTCATACGCCTAAGCAGCGATTCATCCATTTCAATATCATAGTAACCGAGCCACTCACTCCATTCCTGGCGCGGAATGTACCAATATAATAACATACCGAGGTCTAGAGCTGGGTCAGCAATTACAGCTCCATCCCAATCAATTAAAAACAATTCATCTTCATCCGACAATAGCCAGTTGTTATGGTTTACATCACAATGGCATACAACGAATTCATTGTATTCAATAGCTTTTAATGAATCCATTAAATATTGAAGGCCTTGCTGAATTGTTTCATCATCCCTTATATCTCCTCTTAAAACGAGTTGCAGTTGTTGTAATAACTCTTGTGCGTGAAGCGGCTGCTTCCCAAGTCTTTGAATCATCTGTACAAGCGCTTTAGAGGAGTGTATTTTCTTCAAAAGTTTCGCAACACGTTCTAGTTTCATATCCTCTGGCTCTAGCTTCTGTCCCGGAAGCCATTTTTGAGCAGAAATTACATCACCATTCGTTACCCTTCTTGTCCAAAGTAATTTTGGAACAATTCCTTCTGCTGACAATACCGCTAAAAAGGGCGATGTATTCCGCTTTAAAAATAACTTCTGTTGTCCGTTTTGCGCAATATATGCATCGCCCGTTACTCCACCAGCCGGTACAAGACTCCACTCTTTTCCTAATAATTGTTCCAACCATTCCATATTCATTACCCGTTAACAAATCCTTATCTTTTATAGTTATGAAAAGAAAAACCGCAACATTTCTACACATGTTGTGGATTCATATATTTTACTGTAAATGAAAAGAAAAATTAGCCTAAGCCAAAAATCCTCTATTTTATTTTACAAAACCTGTCATAGAATGACAACTTATCAAAATCGTCACCTTTGTCAATTCTACATTTATTACATTCTCATCGTCAAGTAGCGATTTGTCACATTATCGTCAATATATACGTGCTAATTGGAGCGAGCTTAAGTTCCTTTCCTCTAAATGAAGAAATTGGCTCTATTTTCGCTTCGTTTTCGTTTACTAACACATGCCACGTTACTTCTTTCGGAAGTTGCACAGTTTTAGCTTCTAAACCGCTATTAAATAAGACGATAATCTCTTTCCACGGCCCAAACGTTTCTACATGCTCTAGGTGATATGCAAGTACTTCTATAGATGTTTGTAAAAAAGTCATATGTTTTTTTATAAGGTCTGCGCTTTGTAATCGGAATGCCCCATGCTCTTTACGAATCGCAATTAAACCTTTTATATAGTTAACGGTCTCTATCTCTTTCTCTTTTTGATCCCAATCTAATTGATTGATCTTATCATTTGCATTATAACTATTTTCATTTCCTTTCTTCGTACGATAAAACTCTTGCCCTGCGTGTAAGAAAGGAATGCCTTGTGAAAGAATAACCATTGCGCTCGCTAACAGGTGACGTTTTTTCAAAATCGTTTCTGATTCTTCATTACTGCGCACTAGTTTATCCCACATCGTCATATTATCATGACATTCTACATAGTTAATGCTTTGCGCTGGCTCTAGAAACAGCCCTGTTTCTTTCATACTTAAAAGACTTCCTGCTGCAATATACTGCAAATGATTACAGTCTACATGCCCACCAAATGCAAAACCACGCTTATTTATATGAAATGTACTCCCTTTTATCCCATCACGAAATTGATCATTAAACTGCGCGATATGTGGCATTTTCTTCGCATTATTTAACGTTGCTTTTTCCTCACGAGGAAGCGGTGTTTGTAAATCCCATCCTTCTCCTAATAACAAAGCATCTCTTTTTATGTTTCGCACTTCTTTTTCTATCATATTCATTGTATCAACATCTAAAATTCCCATTAAGTCGAATCGGAATCCATCGACATTGTATTCAGTAAGCCAATATAAAATAGACTCTACAATGAATTTCCTCATCATTTTCCGTTCAGACGCTATATCATTTCCGACTCCCGTCCCATTAGAAGGCATACCATCTTCACCATGACGAAAATAATATCCTGGAACAAGCTTTTCAAATGATGATAGCTCTCTTTCATAAACATGATTATATACAACATCTATAATCACCCTAATACCTTGTTTATGAAATGTTTCAATTAGTTGTTTGCACTCAACTATCCTGTTATACGGATCAGAGGGGTTTGTAGCATAATATCCTGTTGGTGCATTGTAATATAATGGATTATATCCCCAATTATAGGCGGACGAAGGATTCGCCTCATCTACACCACCGAAACAATATAAAGGTAATAGTTCAACATGTGTAACACCTAAATCTTTTATATGAGACAACCCTGTTAATGTCCCATTCCGTCCTGTTGTTCCCTCTTCCATCAATCCTTTATATGTTCCCTTTTGAATTACTCCACTATTTGGATGTATAGTCGCATCACGAATATGCAGTTCATACAATATGGCATCTGTCATTGATTGTAATGTTGGTAATCCCTCTCGTCTTGTTACATTCGTTTTTTCTAAATTGATAACAACACCATGTTTTCCATTTACCGTCACCGACTTTGCATAAGGATCCACAGCTTCGTTCCATATTAAATTAATACAAACAAGAAATGTATAGCGTGCTCCGTTTAAATCACCTTGTAATGTTTGGAATCCAAACTCCCGTTTTCTCCCCTGTACATTTCATGATCGGTATATTCTTTATCGCTCTTATAAATTCTTACTTTCGCAAGCCTTGCAGTTGGGGCCCATACTTTAAATGTCGTTTCTTCTTTTTGATAAACAGCACCTAAATCTGTACCTTCGTAATAATACTTTTCATCGAAACTTTTTGTTCGAATAACAGCACCTATTTGTAAATCAGTTTCTTCATTCCGTTCATCTCGTACTGTATAATACTTCCCCACATCTAGCGGCTCTTCTATAAAGCACTCATACTTCGTTGCATCTGGAAGCGCAATAGTATGAGCAATCGGTAAATCTTTCACATTACTTCCTTCTTGCAAACGAAATGTCCGACTTGTTCCATACGCATGTGGGAGCAAAATTGTAATTTTATTCATTTCATCTAAATAGGCATCAAATGGACGTTTTACTTTCAACATAAAAAAATCACCATCATTCTCAAAGTTAAAATAAAGTGAAACTTTAATGAGCGAGAAAATTTCTCCATCCTCACTTATTATTAGCCTTCACCAATTAGGCGAGATAAAATGAGCTGCAAATGATAAGGCTTTTCTTATCAACAAGACTCTATACAGTAACTCCATTCTTCTCTATAGTATATTCACCTGCATAAAAAACGTTTTCAACATTCTATTTTTGTAATTTTATTTCAGCAATCGATTTATACTTCGGGGTTTCTTTCACGTGGGATTCGTATAAAGTAATTGTATCTGCTTGAAATGATATTTCAGGCACTTCTTTTATACTTTCTAAACGAAACTTTTCTTCTCCTATCCATTTACGAGCAACGGTAATATGCGGGTGATATGGGCGTGTTTCTAGAGAAAATCCATTTTCTTCACAAATGGCATGTATTTGCTTTTGCAACTGAAACAAATCGTGATTCTCACTTACCTTCGCCCAAAAAATACGAGGCTGATCTTCCCTACCAAACGTTGAAAAACCTTGTAATGTGAACGATAGTTCTTTTGTTTCTGCAATTGTTTTTAATCCATTCTTTATTCCCTCTAATTGTTCCCCCGTTGCACTCCCTAAAAATGAAAGGGTAATATGATAGTCTTCTTTATGTACCCATGAACGAAATTGTAATTCCTCTTGCATATCCTCTTTATAGTTAGACAGCATTTCTTTTATATGATTCGGTAACGTAATTGCGACAAAATAATGCAGTTCCATGTACATCTTCTCCTTCTTTTCTATTGTTGCTTTTCTTTCTTATCTCATTCAGGTAAAAAGAAGCCGCTCTCCAAAATAGAGAGCGGACATTATTTATATATCCATTACTTCGCTAATTCATGAATTGCTTGCGCGTAAATTGCTGTTGCTTTCAATAAGTCTTCAATTTCGATATACTCATCTTTTTGATGCGCAAGTTCTTCTTTTCCAGGGAATAGCGGGCCAAATGCCACACCAGCTTTTAATGAACGAGCATAAGTACCGCCGCCGATTGCTAATAGTTCTGCTTTTTCACCTGTTTGTTCTTCATACACACGTTGTAACGTACGGATTAATACGTGATCTTTATCGACGTGATGTGGGCGAGAATTAGAATAGTCAGCCACTTCAAAACCATGCGTACCAACATATTCTTTCAACTTCACAATTGTTTCTTCAAAGTTAGTTGTAACTGGGTAACGTACGTTTAGCCCTAAGTTACCACCGTTTTCTTTCGTATAAGAAATGCGACCGACATTCACTGTTAACGGACCGCTAATTTCATCTTTGTAAGCAATAGTAGCTTTTTCACCAAAAATATCACCAGTAAATGTTTCTGTTGCAAATGTCGCAAATGCAGTTGCTTTTCCATCAAGTGAAACTGTAGTTAAGAAGTTTGCTAATAATAAACCTGCATTTTCTCCTTTTTCAGGAGTAGATCCGTGCGCTGAAATTCCTTCTATTTGCAACGTCACTGTATTTCCTTCTATAGTCGATTTCCCTATTTTTTTAGCAGTTTGTAAATACTCTTCATATGCTACTGTAAGTGCATTTACATCTTCTCCTGTAATAACCGCTTCTGCAAAATCAGGAACCATATTTAAACGGCGCCCTGAATCAAATGAAACAAGTTCATATGTACCTTTTTTCTCTTCACTACCATTTTGCACAACTTGTATATCAGAAATTCCTTTTTCTGCATTAATAATTGGAAAATCCGCGTCTGGCGCAAAACCGATTGTTGGCATTTCTTCGTTTTTAAAGTAGTGATCTACACATTTCCAATTGCTTTCCTCATCTGTTCCTATAATCATACGAACACGTTTGGAAAGAGGTAAGCCTAATTCTTTCACAATTTTCATCGCATAATATGCTGCCATCGTTGGGCCTTTATCGTCAATTGCACCACGTGCAAAAATCTTTCCGTCGCGAATATCTGCACTATATGCAGGAGTCGTCCAGCCATCTCCTTCTGGTACAACGTCAACGTGACAGAGAATACCTACTAATTCTTCTCCTTGCCCCATTTCAAGATGACCTGCATATCCTTCTAAATTTTTAGAAGTAAAACCTTCAGTTTCTCCTTTATGTAACATGAAAGATAAAGCTTTTTCTACACCTTCACCGAATGGTGCGCCCTCTTTCGCAGATTCTTCTTCCCATACACTTTTAATTTGTAAAAATTGTTGTGTATCACGAATTAAATCATCTTTTCGTTTCGCAACTTCTTCTGTCCAATTAATTGCTGACATCACGCATCCATCCTTCACTATATTGTTTCTTTCATCATAACAAACCGAAATCTCTTATGCTATACACGAAAACTAAATACCGAACAATTGTAATATTTCAGATATTTCTTATTAGTTTTTCTTTTGTTTTTTCAAAAAAATTTGCAGGAATTTGGCGTTTTACGTAGAATTTTATGTGTTAGTTGACTGACCATATATACAATGTCAACTACCAATATTTTTCTATATGAATATTTGTTAAATTTCTGTAAAATTTAAGTAGATTAAAGCATGAATTTTATCATGTAGAGTACAATGGTAGTAACGACCTTCTTTCCTGAATGGGGTCAAAAAAACTAGTAGAGGAGTGGTTTTCTCTTGAAACCTACAACTACTCGTATGCTAACACGCATTAAATCAATTTATATGTACATCAATGAAAACGGAACGGTAACGACGAAAGACCTTGTAGATGAGTTCGGGATCACACCGCGAACGATACAACGTGATCTAAATGTGTTGCAGTTTAATGAACTCGTGTATAGCCCTTGCCGCGGTAAGTGGACAACAACAGGAAAGAAAGTGAGAATGACCTCATAACGAAAAATAATTGTATGGTAAATAAATACATACCCCTTTCTAATAATTAGAAAGGGGTCTTTTCTGCGCCTATAAAGGTACTACTTTTCAGTATCTACTTGATATGTTTTTAACATTTCTACTTCTTCATCTGTTAGCTCTCGGTATTGTCCAAGTTCTAGTTCTTCATCTAATACTAACGGACCCATCTCTGTTCTCTTTAGGTAGACTACTTTTTTTCCTACCGCTTCAAACATACGCTTCACTTGATGGAATTTCCCTTCCGTAATCACAAGCTCAATTTCAGAAATATCATCGCTTTTCAATATTGTAAGTGCACCTGGCTTTGTTTCATAGCCATCGTCTAAAATAACACCTTTAGCAAATTCTTTTACATCCTCTTCTGTTACTACTCCTGCAACGTGTGCATAATATTTTTTCGGCACATGCTTTTTCGGAGATAATAATTGATGTGATAACTTCCCATCATTTGTTATCAATAAGAAGCCTTCCGTATCGATATCAAGTCGTCCAACTGGGAACGGATCAAAGATTGCATCTTCTAATTCTAATAAATCTATTACTGTTTCATGATTATCATCTTCCGTCGCTGAAATAACACCTTGTGGTTTATGCATCATTAAGTAAACAAATTCTTTGTATTCCACAACTTCACCGTGAATCATAACTTCTTGCTCTTCTACATTTACATGAACTTTCGCATCTTTTACTGGCGTTCCATCAATTTTCACAACGCCATCTTTCAATAATTTCTTTACTTCTTTTCTACTTCCATATCCCATATTTGCTAATAATTTATCTAATCTCACGTTTTTCACCTTCTTTATTTATCATAGAAAAGGGGACGTAATTACGCCCCTCTTGATTTCAACTTTATTTTAAATCTACTACCAAGTTTACGTTGAATTTTATCTAATGCTTCTCCACCAAATACTCTTTCAAGTACTCCTGTGCGAATTGCTAACAATCCGTAAACAAGACCGCCAATACCTGCACAAATCGCAACTGTTATAAGAGCACCAATACGGCCATCAGGCGAAATCATGAAGGATAGAATCCATTGTGATAGTTTTACAGCAACGACCATTATAAGTGTCAGTACTGCAATTTGGAATGTTCTTTTATATACAACACCGAATGAATAGTGTGCGTATTTTTTAATTTGTTGATTTGTGTACCAAACAGAAGCTAAGAAACCAACTGCTGTCGCTAGAATTGCTCCTACTGTACCGAAATAACGAATAAAGATTACGTTACATACAAATTTCAAAATAACGCCCATTATAAGCGCAATAATCGCATGCTTCTGCTGGTTAATACCTTGCAGGATTGCTGCTGTTACTGTAAATAAAGCGAATAACAACGCAACTGGTGCATACCACATTAATACTTGTCCACCTAGTGGATCTGAATCGTAAAACGCAGTATAAATTGGATATGCAAGTGAAGAAATACCGACAACTGCTGGCAATGTTAAAAACATATTTGCCTGGAATGTTTGTGTAATTTGTAATTTCAAATAGCGGTATTGTTTTTCAGTAAATGATTTTGTGATTGCTGGTACAAGCGTTAAACTAAACGCTGTTGCAAGTGATACAGGAATCATAATTAACTTATGCGTCCACATTGTGAAAATACCGAGAGCTCGCTCTGCGATATCACCTTGACCAATCGCCTGCATAATTGAGTTAAATGTCAATGTATCAATTTGTTGATATAAAGGAATTGTTAACCCAATTACAACGTAAGGAATCGCATATGCAAATAACTCTTTAAACAATTGAACGGTGCTTACTGTTGATTCTGGTACAGTTTGTTCAATTAAATATTGATCCAAATATTTTTTACGTTTTAGCCAGTACCAAATTAACACACCGAGTGCTCCAACCGCTGAAACGAACGCAGCAAATGTCGCTACTCCAACTGCTGTTGCAACAGTACCGCCAAGTACTTTAATAACGATAAAACTACCTGCTAATAAAAAGACGATACGAATAATTTGTTCAATAATTTGTGAAACGGTAGTTGGTCCCATAGACTGGTGACCTTGGAAATAACCACGAATTAAACTCGCTGCTGGTACAACAATAAGCGCGAAGCTTACAAGACGAATGATCGTCGTAACTTCTCCTACATTATTGTGTATACTTTGTTTACCAAGCATCGCTTCTGCAAACAATGGCGCCGTCATGTACAGTACTAGGAACGAAAGAACTCCTGTTACTATCATCATAACCATTCCCGAGCGGAACATTCTCCGGCTCGTTTTATAATCGCCAAGCGCATTATATTTGGAAACAAATTTTGAAACAGCAAGTGGCACACCTGCCGTTGCGATACTTAAAAAGATCGTATATGGAATGTATCCATATGTATAGAGCGTTCCGCCTTCTGTTCCTACTAATGCATGAAACGGAAAGACGTAAATCATGCCTAAGAACTTTACTAAAAATGTCCCTAGCGTAACAATAAGCGTTCCGCGCAGAAATTTCGAATCGGACATACAAAAATCCTCCTACATCTACATAAAGTGAAACTATAATTAGTTGGAGACTTCTCTCCTACTCCTTATTAGTTGAACCATTCGAGCATTTACAGGCTAACAGACTCCCTATTTACTTCTCCTAAATCTTGAGGTTTTAGTCTTATCGCCTACAAATGGCAGGATAGTGCTGAACTCTAACTTTTGTATTGTACCACAATTCTCTCATTAAGCAGTACTTCACTCTATTTTTCTTTTAAGGGAAAACATGCTATTCTTTTAGGCAGGAAATGTAGAAAATGAGGTCGATATATTATGCATTATGATGTTATTGTCATCGGCGGCGGTCCTTCTGGGCTAATGGCTGCAATTGGTGCTGCAGAAGAAGGCGCAAATGTCTTACTTCTTGATAAAGGAAATAAACTTGGGCGTAAACTTGCAATTTCTGGTGGCGGACGCTGTAACGTAACGAACCGTCTACCACTTGATGAAATTGTTAAACATATACCAGGAAACGGTCGCTTCTTATACAGCGCTTTTTCTATTTTTAATAATGAAGATATTATTACATTCTTCGAAAATCTCGGTGTTAAATTGAAAGAAGAAGACCCCGGTCGCATGTTCCCTGTGTCAAACAAAGCACAATCTGTTGTAGACGCACTTTTAACACGATTAAAAGACTTAGGTGTAAAAATTCGTACAAATACGCCTGTTGAAACGATTGAATATGAAAATGGTCAAACAAAAGCAGTTATACTGCAAACAGGCGAAGTGTTAGAAACAAATCACGTCGTTATCGCTGTTGGCGGAAAATCAGTTCCTCAAACTGGATCTACTGGAGACGGATATGCTTGGGCTGAAAAAGCGGGTCATACAATCACAGAATTATTCCCAACAGAAGTACCTATCCTTTCAAACGAGCCGTTTATACGTGACCGCTCATTACAAGGTCTTGCTTTACGTGATATAAACTTAAGTGTATTAAATCCGAAAGGAAAAGCTATCATTTCTCACAAAATGGACATGCTCTTCACTCATTTCGGCCTATCTGGACCTGCTGCTCTTCGCTGTAGCCAATTCGTCGTGAAAGCACTGAAAAAGTTTAAAACGAATACAATACAAATGAGTATTGATGCATTGCCAGAGGAAAATAGTGAACAACTATTTCAGCGCATGCTGAAACAAATGAAAGAAGATCCGAAAAAAGGAATTAAAAACGTTTTAAAAGGTTATGTTCCTGAACGTTACTTCCTATTCTTATTAGAAAAAAATGAAATTGACGGCAGCGAACAAGCTGGACAAGTTTCTCACGAAAAGATTCGTGCACTTGTGAAAGACTTTAAAGAGTTTACTGTGAATGTAAATGGTACGCAGTCAATTGAAAAAGCATTCGTTACTGGCGGAGGTGTATCCGTGAAAGAAATTAATCCGAAAGAAATGTCTTCTAAATTTACGAACGGCTTATATTTCTGCGGAGAAGTTCTTGATATTCATGGTTATACTGGTGGCTATAATATTACATCAGCCCTTGTTACTGGTAGAATTGCTGGAACGACTGCTGGAGAAAACGCGAAAATGCAATATTAAAAAAAGAAACAGGGATTCCTGTTTCTTTTTTAATATTGCCATGAAATCATTATCGGCGATTTCTCAAATATATCGACTTACCGACAAGAAGCGACAAACATCTGCTCCATGTAACTTTCCATTGCTTTTTTGTTGCTTTATATACCTTAGTACCTTTATATTTTATATTGTTGAATATTTAAAAAGGGTAAGGGGAAAACAAATGAGAAAAAAAGTCATGATGTCTTTAATGTTAATGACGTTTCTTTCTGCGGTAGAAGGAACGATTGTTAGTACAGCAATCCCTCGTATAACGAGTGATTTGTCAGGCGTCGAACTTGTTAGTTGGGTATATGCAATTTATATGCTTGCAACAGCTGTTTCGACTCCAATATACGGAAAGCTCGCTGATTTATTTGGCCGTAAAAAAGTTTTACTGATCGGAGCTACAATCTTTTTAGTCGGTTCTGCACTTTGCGGAGTCGTTACATCGATGGAACAATTAATCTTCTTCCGCGCGCTTCAAGGTATCGGTGCTGGTGCTGTTATGCCAATCACAATGACGATTATTGGAGACTTATATAGCGAAGCGAAAGACCGCGCGAAAGCACAAGGTTGGATGAGTGCCGTTTGGGGTGTATCCGGTGTTATCGGACCGTTAGTAGGTGGATTTTTAGTTGATTCCCTTTCTTGGCGTTATATTTTCTTCCTAAACGTTCCATTCGGAATTATCGCTTGCTTAATGATTGCAATTTACTACAAAGAATCTATTAAACCTGCTAAGCATCATATCGATTATCTTGGTGCAACAGTCTTCTCATTAAGTACAATCGCTCTACTATATGCATTATTAACAGGTAGCAGTAAGCAAAACTGGGGAGACATGACAATTATCGGCCTATTAATCTTTGCCGCTATTTCATTTATTATTTTCTTATTCATCGAGAAGAAATCTCCGGAACCATTAATTCCGCTAGCACTTTTCTCTAACCGTACATTATCTACGATAAATATATTAACTCTTATTGCTGGCGCAATGATTATTAGTATTACAATGTACCTTCCAATTTGGAGCCAAGGTGTATTAGGGAAAAACGCTACAGAAGCTGGACTTATTTTAATGCCAATTCCTGTTATGTGGACATTTGGCGCTATTTTCTCTGGTAACTTAGTAGGCAAATTAAAAACGAAACAAATCATTTTACTTGGAGCTAGCATTTTATCAGTCGCTACGTTCTTATTATTTACACTATCAACAAATTCACCATCGTTCCTTATTTATGTAGCAGTCGGATTATTCGGCTTAGGAATGGGGCTTGTGACACCGATTTACATGGTAACAATTCAAGCAGCCGTACCAGCTCATACACGCGGAACAGCTGTTGGTTTAAACACATTTATTAATACATTTAGTCAAACGTTAGGTGCTGCAATATTCGGTACAATCTTCAATACGATGATTCACGCACGTGGTATTAAAAATCTTGATCTTGTATCTGGTGGACATGGCGGTACTACAGCAAACGTAGTAACCGAATCGCAATCTGCATTAGCATCAAGCGTACACGTCATTTATATGAGCACTTTCGTATTAGCAGTATTTACATTAATTATCGCTTGGCTCTTATTAAAGCCAGCTACACAAACAAGTGAGCAACAATAAAAAGGATGACCATTTTGGTCATCCTTTTTATTCTTCATTCTCCACAATATGTTTCAGCATGGATAATTTATTATCCCAAAAACGTTCATAATACGAGAGCCATTGTTGTAATTCTTCTAATGGTTCTGGATGCAAACGATATATCTTCTCTCTTCCGCTTTTTCTTCCACTTACTAAATTCGCTTCCGAAAGAATATGAAGGTGCTTTACAACCGCAGTACGACTCATCGGAAAATGATCCGTTATTTTGGAAATCGGTAACTCTTTGTCACTTAATAACCGTATTACTTCTCGGCGGGTTGGATCAGCAATTGCTTGAAATACATCATATTTCGCTGCTGACGAGGACACTTAGCCTTCGACAACCTTTTTCAGTTTTTCATTTACAATCGCTACCCAACCACCGCTCATTCTATCGCGAATAATAGAGCTCTTCGCATTTGCTTTCGGAAGAATTTCATCAGGATGTTTCCAGCCGCCGTGAAT
This DNA window, taken from Bacillus cereus ATCC 14579, encodes the following:
- a CDS encoding MDR family MFS transporter — protein: MRKKVMMSLMLMTFLSAVEGTIVSTAIPRITSDLSGVELVSWVYAIYMLATAVSTPIYGKLADLFGRKKVLLIGATIFLVGSALCGVVTSMEQLIFFRALQGIGAGAVMPITMTIIGDLYSEAKDRAKAQGWMSAVWGVSGVIGPLVGGFLVDSLSWRYIFFLNVPFGIIACLMIAIYYKESIKPAKHHIDYLGATVFSLSTIALLYALLTGSSKQNWGDMTIIGLLIFAAISFIIFLFIEKKSPEPLIPLALFSNRTLSTINILTLIAGAMIISITMYLPIWSQGVLGKNATEAGLILMPIPVMWTFGAIFSGNLVGKLKTKQIILLGASILSVATFLLFTLSTNSPSFLIYVAVGLFGLGMGLVTPIYMVTIQAAVPAHTRGTAVGLNTFINTFSQTLGAAIFGTIFNTMIHARGIKNLDLVSGGHGGTTANVVTESQSALASSVHVIYMSTFVLAVFTLIIAWLLLKPATQTSEQQ
- a CDS encoding ArsR/SmtB family transcription factor, whose amino-acid sequence is MSSSAAKYDVFQAIADPTRREVIRLLSDKELPISKITDHFPMSRTAVVKHLHILSEANLVSGRKSGREKIYRLHPEPLEELQQWLSYYERFWDNKLSMLKHIVENEE
- a CDS encoding NAD(P)/FAD-dependent oxidoreductase, whose amino-acid sequence is MHYDVIVIGGGPSGLMAAIGAAEEGANVLLLDKGNKLGRKLAISGGGRCNVTNRLPLDEIVKHIPGNGRFLYSAFSIFNNEDIITFFENLGVKLKEEDPGRMFPVSNKAQSVVDALLTRLKDLGVKIRTNTPVETIEYENGQTKAVILQTGEVLETNHVVIAVGGKSVPQTGSTGDGYAWAEKAGHTITELFPTEVPILSNEPFIRDRSLQGLALRDINLSVLNPKGKAIISHKMDMLFTHFGLSGPAALRCSQFVVKALKKFKTNTIQMSIDALPEENSEQLFQRMLKQMKEDPKKGIKNVLKGYVPERYFLFLLEKNEIDGSEQAGQVSHEKIRALVKDFKEFTVNVNGTQSIEKAFVTGGGVSVKEINPKEMSSKFTNGLYFCGEVLDIHGYTGGYNITSALVTGRIAGTTAGENAKMQY